In Amycolatopsis endophytica, the following are encoded in one genomic region:
- the grpE gene encoding nucleotide exchange factor GrpE, whose protein sequence is MTGRHSNETDQQDPVTEPLIVRDRRKIDPETGELRTQPAAPAEEVPAEAPSGPSLGESIVDDAVEAPSDVEKELAERTADLQRLQAEFANYRRRVERDREAVVSAAKASVAGDLLPLLDDLERAEQHGDLTGAFKAVADKLVASLQRTGLEPFGTEGEAFDPSVHEAVQHSTSPDVSGPTVTTVMRRGYRFGDRVLRAALVAVTDHEPGDAPVEGELPVEQLPDENTQQ, encoded by the coding sequence GTGACGGGACGCCACTCGAACGAGACCGATCAGCAGGACCCGGTGACGGAGCCCTTGATCGTCCGGGACCGTCGCAAGATCGACCCGGAGACCGGTGAGCTGCGGACGCAGCCCGCGGCCCCGGCGGAGGAAGTTCCCGCCGAGGCCCCGTCCGGTCCCTCGCTCGGTGAGTCCATCGTGGACGATGCGGTGGAGGCGCCGTCGGACGTCGAGAAGGAGCTGGCGGAGCGCACCGCCGACCTGCAGCGCCTGCAGGCGGAGTTCGCGAACTACCGCAGGCGGGTCGAGCGTGACCGCGAGGCCGTGGTCAGCGCGGCGAAGGCTTCGGTGGCAGGCGACCTGCTGCCGCTGCTCGACGACCTCGAGCGGGCCGAGCAACACGGTGACCTCACCGGGGCGTTCAAGGCGGTGGCCGACAAGCTGGTGGCGAGCCTGCAGCGCACTGGCCTCGAACCGTTCGGCACCGAGGGCGAAGCCTTCGACCCGAGCGTGCACGAGGCGGTGCAGCACAGCACCTCGCCGGACGTCTCCGGGCCGACCGTCACCACGGTGATGCGGCGCGGGTACCGCTTCGGCGACCGGGTGCTGCGGGCGGCGCTGGTGGCGGTCACCGACCACGAGCCGGGCGACGCCCCGGTCGAGGGTGAACTACCGGTCGAGCAGTTGCCGGATGAGAACACACAGCAGTAA